The following proteins come from a genomic window of Gimesia chilikensis:
- a CDS encoding DUF1559 domain-containing protein, with the protein MSTDYSKRCGFTLIEILVTITIIGLLIALLIPAVQAVREAARKMQCSNNLHQLGIAVQSYHEAHSVLPFGVGLDYDGPVSSLGTLEDRRYSAHAMLLPYLDQSVVYNQLNFNVAPFYPFVNAANDDQQELARRFDEVINGPAAAARLEVFLCPSDLDRLQSRWGPNNYRTCNGSSWSGREGNGMFGQISSVKLDDVKDGLTNTAMFSEHVKGSWDDTLIDPLSDLYNLQGVWTESQFSDACGRLTPQTAGAYQYDVESGQTWLAGNMNWTRYNHVRTPNRTNCKNGFTWDGVILNATSWHTGGVNVLMGDGSVRFVNENINDELWRALGTRSGGEAISGAGI; encoded by the coding sequence TTGTCTACTGACTACTCGAAACGGTGCGGATTCACCCTGATCGAAATTCTGGTGACAATCACCATTATCGGTCTGCTGATTGCGCTGTTGATCCCCGCGGTTCAAGCCGTGCGTGAAGCTGCACGTAAAATGCAGTGCTCCAATAACCTGCATCAGCTGGGGATTGCCGTTCAGTCCTACCATGAAGCGCACTCGGTGCTCCCGTTTGGCGTGGGCCTCGACTATGACGGTCCTGTTTCTTCACTGGGCACACTCGAAGACCGTCGCTATTCCGCGCATGCCATGCTGCTGCCTTATCTGGATCAGTCAGTGGTTTATAACCAGCTTAATTTCAACGTGGCCCCGTTCTATCCGTTTGTGAATGCGGCCAACGACGATCAGCAGGAACTGGCCCGTCGATTTGATGAGGTCATTAACGGCCCCGCTGCTGCGGCTCGACTGGAAGTCTTTCTCTGCCCCAGTGATCTGGATCGTCTGCAGAGTCGCTGGGGGCCCAATAATTATCGCACGTGCAACGGAAGTTCCTGGTCCGGGCGGGAAGGGAATGGCATGTTCGGACAGATCAGCAGTGTGAAACTGGACGATGTCAAAGACGGGCTTACCAACACGGCGATGTTCAGCGAACACGTTAAAGGGAGCTGGGATGATACGCTCATCGATCCACTCTCTGACCTTTATAATCTGCAGGGAGTCTGGACCGAGAGCCAGTTCAGTGATGCCTGCGGTCGCCTGACCCCTCAGACTGCGGGGGCGTATCAGTACGATGTGGAATCGGGGCAGACCTGGCTGGCAGGGAACATGAACTGGACCCGCTATAACCATGTACGGACGCCCAATCGCACGAACTGTAAAAATGGTTTTACCTGGGACGGAGTGATCCTGAATGCGACCAGTTGGCACACGGGAGGGGTCAATGTATTGATGGGAGATGGGAGCGTGCGTTTCGTCAATGAAAATATCAATGATGAACTCTGGCGTGCCTTGGGTACCCGATCCGGAGGCGAAGCGATCTCAGGGGCAGGCATATGA
- the fliQ gene encoding flagellar biosynthesis protein FliQ, translating into MDTSTVVDLGREGLLIMLEVSGPVMLTAVVVGLVISIGQAVTQIQDQTISFVPKIIMMVLAILYTLPWITALMMEYSTSLITNIPSRL; encoded by the coding sequence ATGGATACGTCAACCGTTGTGGATCTGGGGCGAGAAGGACTGCTGATCATGCTGGAAGTCAGCGGCCCGGTGATGCTGACCGCCGTCGTGGTCGGTCTGGTGATCAGTATCGGCCAGGCGGTGACCCAGATTCAGGACCAGACCATCAGTTTCGTGCCTAAAATCATCATGATGGTGCTGGCGATTCTGTATACATTGCCCTGGATCACAGCATTGATGATGGAGTATAGCACCAGTCTGATCACCAACATTCCGTCGCGGCTCTGA
- the fliP gene encoding flagellar type III secretion system pore protein FliP (The bacterial flagellar biogenesis protein FliP forms a type III secretion system (T3SS)-type pore required for flagellar assembly.) — protein MFKRSGGGQLRNLGAWLCLCWLLTGTDALQAQTTAQNQALSNQGVGSQSLQNFPAQADPNVQPASAEKSGVPELLNVEQMTSPEGLNSTLKLFLLLTVLSLAPSILIMTTCFIRFVIVFGLLRQALGTQQLPPNQVLTSLSLFLTFMVMAPIWEKAYEEGIVPYTNQTQQAPVSLEDAFEKTVAPLRKFMSDQIELTGNSDTVWMFLDYQRPLPGSPGAAEYKAPSDYDEVPLSVLLPAYMLSEVKTAFLIGFQLYLPFIVIDMVISSILISMGMMMLPPVLISLPFKILLFVLIDGWLLTVGMLLESIRAVG, from the coding sequence ATGTTTAAGCGGAGCGGGGGGGGACAGCTCCGAAATCTGGGAGCCTGGTTGTGTCTGTGCTGGTTACTGACAGGGACAGACGCTCTGCAGGCACAGACCACAGCGCAGAATCAGGCACTCTCTAACCAGGGAGTGGGCAGTCAGAGTCTGCAGAATTTCCCGGCGCAGGCCGATCCCAACGTGCAGCCTGCTTCTGCTGAGAAATCAGGAGTTCCCGAGCTGCTGAATGTGGAGCAGATGACGTCACCGGAAGGTCTGAATTCGACTCTCAAGCTGTTTCTGTTACTGACTGTATTAAGTCTGGCTCCGTCGATTCTGATCATGACGACCTGTTTTATCCGGTTTGTGATTGTATTCGGATTGTTACGTCAGGCACTGGGAACGCAGCAATTACCACCGAACCAGGTGCTGACTTCCCTGAGTCTGTTTCTGACCTTCATGGTGATGGCTCCCATCTGGGAGAAAGCCTACGAGGAGGGAATCGTCCCCTATACGAACCAGACTCAGCAGGCTCCAGTGTCGCTGGAAGACGCATTTGAAAAGACGGTTGCTCCCCTGCGAAAGTTCATGAGCGATCAGATTGAACTCACAGGTAACAGTGATACGGTCTGGATGTTTCTCGACTATCAGCGACCGCTGCCTGGTTCTCCCGGAGCCGCGGAATATAAAGCACCCAGCGACTACGACGAAGTCCCTTTGAGTGTGTTGCTGCCGGCCTACATGTTGAGCGAAGTCAAAACCGCGTTTCTGATCGGCTTCCAACTGTATCTGCCTTTTATTGTGATCGACATGGTGATCAGTTCGATTCTGATCAGCATGGGGATGATGATGTTGCCCCCGGTGTTGATCTCATTACCGTTTAAAATTCTGTTATTTGTCTTGATTGATGGCTGGTTACTGACAGTAGGCATGCTGCTGGAGAGTATCAGGGCCGTAGGATAA
- a CDS encoding sigma-54-dependent transcriptional regulator, with protein MSNSVNKLRVLFVDDEAAIREVMRIELPRMGHDVTICEDGQSALTALDKITFDAAIVDLRMPGLSGWDVIDHINKVSPETEVIISTGHGSIDEAIQAIRRGAYDFLPKPCKLIDIATVLQKVADKRSLQNKNFALESRLKSVEGPCQIVGETPPMLRVKKLIEKIAPTDSTALILGETGTGKELVARRVHDLSARASMPFVPVNCGALPENLVESELFGHRKGAFTGADTPRKGLIEIANGGTLFLDELGELDKTMQVKLLRFLESGEVRRVGDSETFHVDVRIVCATNRDLQEMVGEGTFREDLYFRVNTFEINLPALRERKGDIPEISRVLLKRHLKKDSIPQDILAPETVEILQEYDWKGNVRELANALEHAVILWDGVQIQPADLPSNLTRNSSVPMSGSTSVNWTEGMEGKTLRDIEMEVIYHVLDKHDGDKPKCAAELGIALKTLYNKLNQYQTRAAG; from the coding sequence TTGAGTAATTCGGTTAATAAATTACGGGTCTTGTTTGTCGATGATGAAGCAGCCATTCGTGAGGTGATGCGCATCGAACTGCCCCGGATGGGACATGATGTTACCATCTGCGAGGACGGTCAGTCGGCATTGACGGCACTGGATAAAATCACATTTGACGCAGCGATTGTCGACCTGCGGATGCCTGGCTTAAGTGGCTGGGATGTGATCGATCATATCAATAAAGTCTCTCCTGAAACCGAAGTGATTATCAGTACCGGTCACGGGAGTATTGACGAAGCGATCCAGGCGATCCGCCGCGGCGCGTATGACTTCCTGCCTAAGCCCTGTAAACTGATTGATATTGCGACCGTACTGCAGAAAGTGGCTGACAAACGCTCGCTGCAGAACAAGAATTTCGCACTCGAGTCACGGCTGAAAAGTGTGGAAGGCCCGTGTCAGATCGTGGGCGAAACTCCACCGATGCTGCGAGTGAAAAAGCTGATCGAGAAGATTGCACCGACCGACTCGACCGCGTTGATTCTGGGTGAAACCGGGACCGGTAAAGAACTGGTGGCGCGTCGTGTTCACGATTTGAGTGCCCGTGCATCAATGCCGTTTGTGCCTGTGAACTGTGGTGCCCTGCCTGAAAACCTGGTGGAGAGCGAACTGTTCGGTCATCGCAAAGGCGCGTTCACCGGCGCAGATACTCCCCGTAAAGGGTTGATTGAAATTGCAAACGGCGGAACCCTGTTCCTGGACGAACTGGGTGAGCTGGATAAAACGATGCAGGTCAAATTGCTGCGGTTTCTGGAATCCGGCGAAGTCCGCCGTGTGGGTGACAGCGAGACATTCCACGTTGACGTGCGAATCGTCTGTGCAACCAACCGGGATCTGCAGGAAATGGTCGGTGAGGGAACCTTCCGTGAAGACCTTTATTTCCGGGTGAATACGTTCGAAATCAATCTGCCTGCGTTGCGGGAGCGGAAAGGTGATATTCCGGAAATCTCCCGGGTACTGCTCAAGCGGCATCTGAAAAAAGATTCCATTCCCCAGGATATTCTGGCTCCTGAGACCGTCGAAATTCTTCAGGAATACGACTGGAAAGGGAACGTGCGGGAACTGGCAAATGCGTTGGAGCATGCCGTGATTCTGTGGGATGGCGTGCAGATCCAGCCTGCGGATCTGCCTTCCAATCTGACACGAAATTCTTCCGTTCCGATGTCGGGTTCGACCAGTGTGAACTGGACCGAAGGGATGGAAGGTAAGACATTACGTGATATCGAGATGGAAGTGATTTATCACGTTCTGGATAAGCACGATGGAGACAAACCCAAGTGTGCTGCCGAGTTGGGAATTGCCTTAAAGACACTGTATAACAAGCTGAATCAGTACCAGACCCGCGCTGCCGGCTGA
- the lexA gene encoding transcriptional repressor LexA — protein MAGTKANLTQRQQEIYDFLKDKIINRGYGPTVREIGANFGIRSPNGVMCHLKALEKKGLITRESHMSRAIQLCDHSQKRTRLPLAGQIAAGSPVLAVQDDEHIDFGPLFDPDDQFCLKVKGVSMIEDQIADGDYVIVHKQNTCKEGDIVVALVDGQEATLKRYYSEGDRIRLEPANSSMQPIYSKNVDILGVVTGVIRKY, from the coding sequence ATGGCAGGCACCAAAGCAAACCTTACCCAACGACAGCAGGAGATCTACGATTTCCTGAAAGACAAAATTATCAATCGTGGCTACGGCCCCACCGTGCGTGAAATCGGTGCCAACTTTGGCATCCGCTCTCCCAATGGTGTGATGTGTCACCTCAAAGCTCTTGAGAAAAAAGGGCTGATCACCCGCGAGTCTCACATGTCTCGTGCGATTCAGCTCTGTGACCACTCCCAGAAACGGACTCGTCTGCCTCTGGCTGGTCAAATCGCTGCCGGCAGTCCCGTACTCGCCGTACAGGATGATGAGCACATCGACTTCGGACCATTGTTCGACCCGGATGATCAGTTCTGCCTGAAAGTCAAAGGGGTCTCCATGATCGAAGATCAGATCGCTGATGGAGATTACGTCATCGTCCACAAACAGAACACCTGCAAAGAAGGTGACATTGTGGTTGCTCTGGTCGATGGTCAGGAAGCGACTCTGAAACGCTACTACTCAGAAGGCGATCGGATCCGTCTCGAACCGGCTAACTCCAGCATGCAGCCCATTTACTCCAAAAATGTGGACATCCTGGGAGTCGTCACCGGCGTCATCCGTAAATACTAA
- a CDS encoding sensor histidine kinase, which produces MFFTQTIRRKLGVGLGIIFFMLILLAYGAVSGLLSYQNTVADFKYSLDSLPDRDRLIVSVVSLNEPLQKIRHSRPAASAHYQQKFKEQLQDVKDNEIPGFLQKVDRLPDPSLSTWRGFVNSQFSQHSAVMKRLDHLSLMAEQLEDPKQRLKVAEQMILEVAHLESLILEVKEVPSSMKSVIERASRVYRSRYNLVWVTCLIVFITFGCLIWYGYKTVLAPIQELHSGARIVAQGHFDHHFEIKSRDEMAELAEAFNKMTQRFKEKRDELNHKVDERSRQLVRSERLAGIGVLAAGVAHEINNPLSAISMASESLQGRMGDLKPHCPEDDLDVVEQYLGLIQREAMRCRDITSKLLDFSRGQNSVRSENDLVAVIEEVCSMVSLIKRLKGRNIQFSPPGACWAEFNPAEIKQVVLNIMTNALESMEVGGSLEIQVREHVDSVTLIFKDDGCGMSPEVMDSLFDPFFTQRADGTGTGLGMSITHRIVKDHGGEIEVESAGPGKGSTFFVELPKKAKLQSKAA; this is translated from the coding sequence GTGTTCTTTACACAAACAATCAGGCGGAAACTGGGTGTCGGACTGGGGATTATCTTCTTCATGCTGATCCTGCTGGCCTATGGTGCGGTTTCCGGTCTGCTTTCCTATCAAAATACGGTGGCAGACTTTAAATACTCGCTGGACAGCCTGCCCGATCGCGATCGACTGATCGTATCCGTCGTCTCCCTGAATGAACCGCTGCAGAAGATCCGTCATTCCCGTCCCGCTGCCAGTGCCCATTATCAGCAGAAATTTAAAGAACAGCTGCAGGATGTGAAAGATAACGAAATTCCAGGCTTTCTGCAGAAGGTCGATCGCCTGCCGGATCCTTCCCTGTCGACGTGGCGCGGATTTGTTAACTCCCAGTTCAGTCAACACAGTGCTGTTATGAAACGCCTGGACCACCTCTCCCTGATGGCGGAGCAACTGGAAGATCCCAAGCAGAGGCTGAAGGTTGCTGAGCAGATGATCCTGGAAGTGGCCCATCTGGAAAGCCTGATTCTGGAAGTCAAAGAAGTCCCTTCCAGCATGAAATCGGTGATTGAGCGGGCATCGCGGGTCTATCGTTCCCGCTATAACCTGGTCTGGGTCACATGCCTGATAGTATTTATTACCTTCGGCTGTCTGATCTGGTATGGCTACAAAACCGTCCTGGCTCCCATCCAGGAACTGCACTCCGGAGCTCGCATTGTGGCCCAGGGGCATTTTGACCATCATTTCGAAATCAAATCGCGCGATGAAATGGCTGAACTGGCCGAAGCCTTCAATAAGATGACGCAGCGATTCAAGGAAAAACGGGACGAATTGAATCACAAAGTGGATGAACGCAGCAGGCAACTGGTGCGGTCTGAGCGACTGGCGGGAATCGGTGTGCTGGCTGCCGGGGTGGCCCACGAGATCAATAATCCGCTCTCTGCGATTTCCATGGCTTCCGAATCCCTGCAGGGCCGAATGGGAGATTTGAAGCCACACTGCCCGGAGGATGATCTGGATGTTGTAGAGCAGTATCTGGGGCTGATTCAACGCGAAGCAATGCGCTGTCGGGACATTACCTCCAAACTGCTCGACTTCTCTCGCGGTCAGAATTCGGTTCGCAGCGAAAATGATCTGGTGGCCGTCATCGAAGAGGTTTGCTCGATGGTCAGCCTGATCAAGCGTCTCAAAGGACGGAATATCCAGTTTTCCCCGCCGGGAGCCTGTTGGGCCGAGTTTAATCCGGCCGAGATCAAACAGGTTGTGCTCAATATCATGACCAACGCCCTGGAATCCATGGAGGTAGGGGGCAGTCTGGAGATCCAGGTTCGTGAGCATGTCGATTCTGTGACGCTCATTTTCAAAGACGACGGCTGTGGTATGTCGCCAGAAGTCATGGATAGTCTGTTCGATCCCTTCTTTACTCAGCGGGCCGATGGAACCGGTACCGGACTGGGCATGTCGATCACGCATCGGATCGTGAAGGACCACGGTGGTGAGATCGAAGTCGAAAGCGCAGGGCCGGGAAAAGGGAGCACATTTTTTGTGGAGCTTCCTAAAAAAGCCAAGCTGCAAAGTAAGGCTGCATAA
- a CDS encoding PP2C family protein-serine/threonine phosphatase, with translation MRWEHPVQFASQSDVGFRRRNNEDSISVRICKDQESWRDHGHFFLVADGMGGHAVGELASKIASETVPHTFFKNKPGPVAKSLKTAVEIANQAIHERGMANREFMRMGTTCSTLCLCPEGAVIGHVGDSRVYRVRENRIDQLTFDHSLQWELIRQGRMKPEEVYLNEPRNVITRSLGPEPVVKVDIEGPYPVLEGDRYILCSDGLTSHLKDDEIGMISKYLDPSDACRLMVNLANLRGGSDNISVIIVRVGDLPDGNLPQQQEPDAEPEIELEKDYREWLWLAGVWGASLMVATGIVMWLLTQFNKGEFLAFGGMSLLVMLLVRKVFAQREFGKNKDYLDNKTVEWRPYRSERLKFNTDFLQYLTTMESELQRAAMEEEWTIEWSNHNKIYYEAKEELEQKKYLKAFRDFSRAIDILMTGLHSYRKEMVHQARWKKNPPTSQQGE, from the coding sequence ATGCGTTGGGAACATCCAGTTCAGTTCGCATCGCAGAGTGATGTTGGCTTTCGACGACGGAATAATGAAGACTCCATTTCCGTCCGGATCTGTAAAGATCAGGAAAGCTGGCGGGACCATGGGCATTTCTTTCTGGTCGCCGATGGAATGGGGGGGCATGCTGTTGGTGAACTGGCCAGCAAGATCGCCTCTGAAACCGTTCCGCATACCTTCTTCAAAAACAAGCCGGGCCCTGTTGCTAAATCTCTGAAAACCGCCGTCGAAATTGCCAACCAGGCGATTCATGAACGGGGGATGGCCAACCGCGAATTCATGCGGATGGGAACGACCTGCAGCACGCTCTGTCTCTGTCCCGAAGGGGCCGTGATCGGTCATGTCGGCGACAGCCGGGTCTATCGCGTCCGCGAGAACCGGATCGACCAGCTGACCTTCGATCACAGTCTGCAGTGGGAGCTGATTCGCCAGGGACGGATGAAGCCGGAAGAGGTTTACCTGAATGAGCCACGGAATGTGATTACGCGCTCTCTGGGACCAGAGCCGGTGGTCAAAGTCGATATCGAAGGACCCTACCCGGTGCTGGAAGGGGATCGTTATATTCTTTGCAGTGACGGGCTGACCAGTCATCTCAAGGATGATGAGATCGGGATGATCTCCAAGTATCTCGATCCGAGTGATGCCTGTCGGCTGATGGTGAATCTGGCGAACCTCCGTGGCGGTTCCGATAATATCTCAGTGATCATTGTGCGGGTGGGCGATTTGCCTGATGGGAATCTTCCACAGCAGCAGGAGCCTGATGCTGAACCAGAGATTGAACTGGAGAAAGACTACCGGGAGTGGTTGTGGCTGGCGGGCGTCTGGGGAGCTTCGCTGATGGTGGCGACCGGCATCGTGATGTGGTTGCTGACCCAGTTTAACAAAGGGGAGTTTCTGGCTTTTGGCGGCATGTCGCTTCTGGTGATGCTGCTTGTCAGAAAAGTGTTCGCCCAACGGGAATTCGGTAAAAATAAGGACTACCTGGATAATAAAACCGTTGAGTGGCGGCCTTATCGGTCAGAGCGACTGAAGTTCAACACTGATTTTCTGCAGTACCTGACCACAATGGAATCAGAGTTACAGCGGGCTGCGATGGAAGAAGAGTGGACGATCGAGTGGTCGAATCATAATAAAATTTATTATGAGGCTAAGGAAGAACTCGAGCAGAAGAAGTACCTCAAAGCCTTTCGCGATTTTTCACGGGCCATCGATATTCTGATGACCGGTCTGCATTCCTATCGGAAGGAAATGGTGCACCAGGCACGCTGGAAGAAAAATCCCCCCACGTCTCAGCAGGGTGAGTAA
- a CDS encoding FliO/MopB family protein produces MIRLCILAVLTLLCLLISAVRSQAAEPAYQSRPSEFRQPREMSGNPNTYSRTAQRGVAPTTIGRESLNRPQPVNSGIAPSQTRSLPQQRMPSEAKTVANPITPLDRQKQANSTAEDQASPRRVPSIWGTFGALALVIGIILIAAKVMKKHNPLSAKTLPREVLEVLGKRPLDARQTIHFVRCGNRILILGSSPAGLETLSEVLDPVEVDLITGMCREQADSSRANQSFLNLFQSTQQKTPPARTERKPERVQPPVRSEAEPETTQDEYPEFDSAMSRLQQKLLQPSRHSLNETGDRDHV; encoded by the coding sequence ATGATTCGTCTTTGCATTCTTGCCGTACTGACGTTGCTCTGCCTGCTGATCTCAGCGGTGCGAAGCCAGGCAGCCGAACCTGCGTATCAGTCGCGGCCATCTGAATTTCGCCAGCCCCGTGAGATGTCCGGTAATCCCAATACGTATTCCCGGACGGCACAACGGGGAGTGGCTCCGACTACCATTGGTCGGGAGAGTTTGAATCGGCCGCAGCCGGTCAATTCCGGAATCGCTCCCTCACAGACGCGCAGTCTGCCTCAACAGAGAATGCCCTCAGAAGCAAAGACGGTTGCGAATCCGATTACTCCCCTGGATCGACAGAAACAGGCAAATTCAACAGCAGAAGATCAGGCATCTCCACGACGGGTGCCTTCCATCTGGGGGACATTCGGTGCGCTGGCACTGGTGATCGGCATAATCCTGATCGCTGCGAAAGTGATGAAAAAACATAATCCTTTGTCTGCGAAAACGCTGCCTCGCGAAGTGCTCGAAGTTCTGGGAAAACGGCCGTTGGATGCCCGTCAGACCATTCACTTCGTGAGATGCGGCAATCGGATCCTGATTCTGGGATCATCGCCCGCGGGTCTGGAGACCTTGAGCGAAGTTCTGGATCCGGTCGAAGTCGATCTGATTACCGGAATGTGTCGCGAACAGGCGGACTCTTCTCGTGCAAATCAGTCGTTCCTGAACCTGTTTCAATCGACTCAGCAAAAGACACCACCAGCGCGTACTGAGCGAAAGCCGGAACGTGTGCAACCTCCGGTACGTTCTGAAGCGGAGCCTGAAACAACTCAGGACGAATATCCCGAATTTGATTCTGCCATGTCCCGGTTGCAGCAGAAACTGTTACAGCCTTCCCGTCATTCCCTGAATGAAACCGGGGACCGCGATCATGTTTAA
- the flhB gene encoding flagellar biosynthesis protein FlhB, protein MAENDTGEKTEDPTDRRRNEAREKGNIAKSTDLNAAGMMLATAGVLYFFAVSLSHDMKNLMEATLTSPVWLRVDTAVIMERVQAIIKQFLQGSALTMLILFIAAIILNIVQVGFMMTPDVLQIKWERLNPIEGAKRIVSIRGLVKLGVSLGKITLLVLIAVWFSYLVFPNFLALMGAPPETIMRDIFNSSIELGILLALALIILGGLDFAFQKWKHEKDLMMSKQEVREEMKSMDGDPLIRQRRREAHRKLALSQELSQVANSDVVITNPTHISIAIKYDPEKMPAPVVVAKGAGEIALQIRKIANEHGIPIIERKPLARQMYRDVKAGEEIPFELYEVFVEIMAYVYNLTGKTMPDAR, encoded by the coding sequence ATGGCAGAGAATGATACCGGAGAAAAAACAGAAGACCCGACGGATCGCCGGCGCAATGAAGCCCGCGAGAAGGGGAACATTGCGAAAAGTACCGACCTGAATGCAGCGGGGATGATGCTGGCGACAGCGGGTGTGCTTTACTTCTTTGCGGTCAGTCTGAGCCACGACATGAAGAATCTGATGGAAGCGACGCTGACCAGCCCGGTCTGGCTGCGTGTCGATACCGCGGTCATCATGGAACGCGTGCAGGCGATCATTAAACAGTTTCTGCAGGGATCTGCTCTGACGATGCTGATTCTGTTTATCGCTGCCATCATCCTGAATATCGTACAGGTCGGATTCATGATGACCCCGGATGTGCTGCAGATCAAATGGGAACGCCTGAATCCGATTGAAGGTGCCAAACGAATCGTTTCGATTCGCGGACTGGTCAAGCTGGGAGTCAGCCTGGGAAAAATTACGCTGCTGGTGCTGATCGCGGTCTGGTTCAGCTACCTGGTGTTCCCGAATTTTCTCGCGTTGATGGGGGCACCTCCCGAGACCATTATGCGCGACATTTTTAATTCCTCGATCGAGCTGGGCATCCTGCTGGCACTGGCGCTGATTATCCTGGGAGGTCTGGATTTTGCCTTTCAGAAATGGAAGCATGAAAAAGACCTGATGATGAGTAAGCAGGAAGTCCGCGAAGAGATGAAGTCGATGGACGGGGATCCGCTGATCCGTCAGAGACGCCGCGAAGCACATCGCAAACTGGCACTCTCGCAGGAACTCTCCCAGGTCGCGAATTCCGATGTTGTGATCACCAACCCGACCCATATTTCGATTGCCATCAAGTACGATCCGGAGAAGATGCCGGCACCGGTTGTTGTGGCCAAAGGGGCAGGGGAGATCGCGTTGCAGATCCGGAAGATCGCCAATGAACATGGGATTCCGATTATCGAACGGAAGCCGCTGGCGCGACAGATGTATCGCGATGTGAAAGCCGGCGAGGAAATTCCTTTCGAACTGTACGAGGTCTTTGTCGAGATCATGGCCTACGTCTATAATCTGACCGGAAAAACGATGCCGGACGCCCGCTGA
- a CDS encoding flagellar biosynthetic protein FliR, with translation MSALLDQYLLNPILQLAPGQILQWAMLQFYAFTLVLVRISGLMIIGPVFGQPIFPTNIRVLLIVCLSILITPTLHEQVTVGFYQLDANQDQRLSQDEVPAHLQKRFEELLVSSGRQGERELTVNDYRFVTHMPASLLDYAWSILGELTLGFALGLGVFLILLSLQMAGQMIDQQAGMALGEVFNPGFDMNASLSGQYLYYVGIAVFLLMEPINGHLLMLSALIDTFQIFPVGEGIVSTNTLDLLQALMHQSLVLSVKVAAPLLAISALISLAMGYLGHTVPQINVLVIGFPIRAIVSLVVLIFTLSGAADIVVESIPSAIDQISRSTVM, from the coding sequence GTGAGCGCACTGCTCGATCAATATCTGTTGAATCCCATTTTGCAGCTGGCGCCTGGTCAGATTCTGCAATGGGCGATGCTGCAGTTCTATGCCTTCACGCTGGTCCTGGTTCGGATCAGCGGTCTGATGATTATCGGGCCTGTATTCGGGCAGCCGATCTTTCCGACGAATATCCGGGTGCTGTTAATTGTGTGCCTGTCGATTCTGATCACCCCGACGCTGCACGAACAGGTTACCGTTGGTTTCTATCAGCTGGATGCCAATCAGGATCAGCGACTCAGCCAGGATGAAGTGCCCGCGCATCTGCAGAAACGCTTTGAGGAGCTACTCGTCAGCAGTGGTCGCCAGGGAGAACGGGAACTGACAGTCAACGATTACCGCTTCGTCACGCATATGCCGGCGTCTCTGTTGGATTATGCCTGGTCGATTCTGGGTGAGTTGACACTGGGCTTTGCCCTGGGGCTAGGGGTATTTCTGATTCTGTTAAGTCTGCAGATGGCCGGTCAGATGATTGATCAGCAGGCGGGGATGGCGCTGGGAGAAGTCTTCAATCCCGGCTTTGACATGAACGCGTCGTTGAGTGGCCAGTACCTGTATTATGTGGGGATCGCGGTCTTTCTGCTGATGGAGCCGATTAATGGTCATCTGCTGATGCTTTCGGCGTTGATCGATACGTTCCAGATCTTTCCCGTCGGCGAGGGGATTGTCTCAACCAATACGCTGGATCTGTTGCAGGCCCTGATGCATCAGTCGCTGGTGCTTTCGGTAAAAGTTGCCGCGCCCCTGCTGGCGATCAGTGCCCTGATTTCGCTGGCGATGGGGTACCTGGGACATACGGTTCCCCAGATCAATGTGCTGGTGATCGGCTTTCCGATTCGTGCGATTGTCAGTCTGGTCGTCCTGATCTTCACCCTGTCTGGCGCCGCTGACATTGTGGTCGAATCGATTCCCAGTGCCATCGATCAGATCAGCCGCAGTACCGTGATGTAG